A region of Pyxidicoccus parkwaysis DNA encodes the following proteins:
- a CDS encoding DUF6304 family protein, with translation MPSARSLTFSPPLLHPGTYRDAHGTEPIVIHNDGHTLSTRIRGCELSGADFDGLTLVGEASAAEAAGLTLNRGDLCACELSCELPLQITTPEAVETAVLRMRLVLGSPDARGGIDSEVLHLELDVRGQTFRSSGTSGWFEDELLDVQRKLPGGLSLRACITCAFSDYSPYGHGLFGCMACFRDNKQGYRAAIGKKGLFEVWSTLTGYVQETYVCPEFERRTPGTGYRG, from the coding sequence ATGCCTTCAGCCCGGAGCCTCACCTTCTCGCCCCCGCTGCTGCATCCCGGGACGTACCGGGATGCGCATGGCACCGAGCCCATCGTCATCCACAACGATGGCCATACGCTCAGCACCCGCATTCGCGGCTGCGAGCTCAGCGGCGCCGACTTCGACGGCCTGACCCTCGTGGGCGAGGCGAGCGCGGCGGAGGCGGCCGGCTTGACCCTGAACCGTGGCGACCTCTGCGCGTGTGAGCTGTCCTGTGAGCTGCCGCTTCAAATCACCACGCCCGAAGCCGTGGAGACAGCGGTGCTGCGCATGCGGCTCGTGCTGGGCTCGCCCGATGCCCGCGGCGGCATCGACTCCGAGGTGCTCCACCTGGAGCTGGACGTGCGCGGACAGACGTTCCGGTCTTCAGGCACCAGCGGCTGGTTCGAGGACGAGCTTTTGGACGTGCAGCGCAAGCTCCCGGGGGGACTGTCCCTGCGCGCCTGCATCACCTGCGCGTTCTCCGACTACAGCCCCTATGGGCACGGACTCTTCGGTTGCATGGCCTGCTTCCGCGACAACAAGCAGGGCTACCGTGCCGCGATTGGAAAGAAGGGGCTCTTCGAGGTCTGGAGCACGCTGACCGGGTACGTGCAGGAGACCTACGTGTGCCCGGAGTTCGAGCGCCGAACACCGGGCACGGGCTACCGGGGCTGA
- a CDS encoding protease: MRRGKLSLTLLCLGVLGGACASRTSESTPPQSAARQEESAMATTLDCALSAPKTVKAGEPVEVVFRLTNPTSKPLYVLDWHTPLEGLRNNIFTVTRDGTELDYSGPMMKRAAPGADDYVTVAPGATVEGKVNVALAYDFTQPGNYRIAFRGQLMDVATQQSEVPHGMDAFHGQPVKCNEVETTVTAP; encoded by the coding sequence ATGAGACGTGGAAAGCTGAGCCTCACGCTGCTGTGCCTCGGAGTCCTGGGTGGCGCGTGCGCGTCACGTACCTCCGAGTCAACCCCGCCGCAGAGCGCGGCACGGCAGGAGGAGTCCGCCATGGCGACGACGTTGGACTGCGCGCTGAGCGCCCCCAAGACGGTGAAGGCGGGCGAGCCGGTGGAGGTGGTCTTCCGGTTGACCAACCCCACGTCGAAGCCGCTGTACGTGCTCGACTGGCACACGCCGCTGGAGGGGCTGCGCAACAACATCTTCACCGTGACGCGCGACGGGACGGAGCTGGATTACTCCGGGCCGATGATGAAGCGGGCCGCCCCGGGCGCGGACGACTACGTCACGGTGGCGCCGGGCGCGACGGTGGAGGGCAAGGTGAACGTGGCGCTCGCGTATGACTTCACGCAGCCGGGCAACTACCGGATTGCGTTCCGTGGCCAGCTGATGGACGTGGCCACCCAGCAGAGCGAGGTGCCCCACGGCATGGACGCCTTCCACGGGCAGCCGGTGAAGTGCAACGAGGTGGAGACCACCGTCACCGCGCCCTGA
- a CDS encoding M35 family metallo-endopeptidase, producing the protein MSLNPRGRLNWWIGAVASVSLLGACGAPDERAESNEPAVQDAVAGDVAVKLSVEKSSMAARDNVLVSVTMTNVSSRTVRLLKWNTPVDGVKEDLFKVTANGVAAEYNGRHYKWATPVETDYLNLAPGESVSSKVDLSAIYDFSKTANYDISFGASHDGVSELSSNSVSVFVEGRPFANPEAEAAGTVSAMSLSTANCTSSRTSSVTTAFSSAQTYANNAVSYLGGTPSATARFTTWFGTYSSTNWNTIKTHYTAIKSAFDTKSVIVDCGCTDSAYAYVYKNQPYRIYVCNAFWSAPNTGTDSRAGTLIHEMSHFTVVADTDDWAYGQTAAKNLAKSNPTNARDNADSHEYFAENTPAQN; encoded by the coding sequence ATGAGCCTGAACCCCCGCGGTCGTCTCAATTGGTGGATTGGTGCGGTTGCCAGCGTTTCGCTGCTGGGTGCTTGCGGTGCGCCGGATGAGCGCGCCGAGTCGAACGAGCCCGCCGTGCAGGACGCGGTCGCTGGCGACGTGGCGGTGAAGCTGTCGGTGGAGAAGTCGTCGATGGCCGCGCGCGACAACGTGCTGGTGTCGGTGACGATGACGAACGTGTCGTCGCGCACGGTGCGCCTGCTCAAGTGGAACACGCCGGTGGACGGCGTGAAGGAGGACCTGTTCAAGGTCACCGCCAACGGCGTCGCGGCGGAGTACAACGGCCGTCACTACAAGTGGGCCACGCCGGTGGAGACGGACTACCTCAACCTCGCCCCGGGCGAGAGCGTGTCGAGCAAGGTGGACCTGTCGGCCATCTACGACTTCTCGAAGACGGCCAACTACGACATCAGCTTCGGCGCCTCGCATGACGGCGTGTCGGAGCTGAGCTCCAACAGCGTGAGCGTGTTCGTCGAGGGCCGTCCCTTCGCCAACCCGGAGGCCGAGGCCGCTGGCACCGTCTCCGCGATGTCGCTGTCCACCGCGAACTGCACCAGCAGCCGCACGAGCTCCGTCACCACGGCGTTCAGCTCCGCGCAGACCTACGCGAACAACGCGGTGAGCTACCTGGGCGGCACGCCCAGCGCCACCGCCCGCTTCACCACCTGGTTCGGCACGTACAGCTCGACCAACTGGAACACCATCAAGACGCACTACACGGCCATCAAGAGCGCCTTCGACACGAAGTCCGTCATCGTCGACTGCGGCTGCACGGACAGCGCCTACGCGTACGTGTACAAGAACCAGCCGTACCGCATCTACGTGTGCAACGCGTTCTGGAGCGCCCCGAACACGGGCACGGACTCGCGCGCCGGCACGCTCATCCACGAGATGAGCCACTTCACGGTGGTGGCGGACACGGATGACTGGGCCTACGGCCAGACCGCCGCCAAGAACCTGGCGAAGTCCAACCCCACCAACGCCCGCGACAACGCGGACAGCCACGAGTACTTCGCCGAGAACACCCCGGCGCAGAATTAG
- a CDS encoding TPR end-of-group domain-containing protein: protein MRIPTSALLLVLAGACAHAPASTESATTPATAETPAAKAPVAELPFMEPPGKPMPGWRLVKRGDLLFSEGKHAEAVAAWQQAMKEGNTRDNTAYSAACALAVLGRKQEALEQLSRAAEWGFRNVSWMQQDENLASLRTEPGFTALVARIPTLPPKDAAANEELRKLFEADQADRSPPPATKEAWKVVSARDEQRRVRVKELLAAGALEDGADFLAAGFIFQHGRTPEDFAMAREMGAEAARRGNSGGLWLAAAAWDRWLMNAGQPQRFGTQYQGDMQTREMKLYPVDPKVTDEERALWGFPPLAEIPTRLR, encoded by the coding sequence ATGCGAATCCCCACCTCCGCCCTGCTGCTCGTCCTCGCTGGCGCGTGCGCGCATGCGCCTGCTTCCACGGAGAGCGCCACCACCCCCGCCACCGCGGAGACACCCGCCGCGAAGGCGCCTGTCGCGGAATTGCCCTTCATGGAGCCGCCCGGGAAGCCGATGCCGGGATGGCGGCTCGTGAAGCGCGGTGACTTGCTGTTCAGCGAGGGCAAGCACGCGGAGGCCGTGGCGGCCTGGCAGCAGGCGATGAAGGAGGGGAACACGCGGGACAACACGGCGTACTCGGCCGCGTGTGCGCTCGCGGTGCTGGGCCGCAAGCAGGAGGCGCTGGAGCAGTTGTCGCGCGCGGCGGAGTGGGGCTTTCGCAACGTGAGCTGGATGCAGCAGGACGAGAACCTGGCCTCGCTGCGCACGGAGCCGGGCTTCACCGCGCTGGTGGCGCGCATCCCCACGCTGCCTCCGAAGGACGCCGCGGCGAACGAGGAGCTGCGCAAGCTGTTCGAGGCGGACCAGGCGGACCGCTCTCCGCCGCCCGCGACGAAGGAGGCGTGGAAGGTCGTCTCGGCGCGTGACGAGCAGCGCCGGGTGCGCGTGAAGGAATTGCTTGCGGCGGGCGCGCTGGAGGACGGCGCGGACTTCCTGGCCGCCGGCTTCATCTTCCAGCACGGCCGCACGCCGGAGGACTTCGCCATGGCGCGGGAGATGGGCGCCGAGGCGGCGCGCCGGGGGAATTCGGGAGGCCTGTGGCTGGCCGCCGCCGCGTGGGACCGGTGGCTGATGAACGCCGGCCAGCCGCAGCGCTTCGGCACGCAGTACCAGGGCGACATGCAGACGCGGGAGATGAAGCTCTACCCGGTGGACCCGAAAGTCACGGACGAGGAGCGCGCCCTCTGGGGCTTCCCGCCGCTCGCGGAGATTCCCACCAGGCTGCGGTAA